GGTAAAAGGCAGCTGCTTAATGACATGGAACCTGCCGAATTCGGCGGTGAAATGATCGATTTCGTTAACCTGTATGATTCTACCTGGAAAGAGCTTCCGTGGAAGTTTGAAGGTGGTACACCGATTATCGGTGGAGCCATCGGTTTGGGAGCAGCTATTGACTTCCTAAATGATATTGGGTTAGAGGAAATTGAAAAACATGAACATGAGCTGGTTGATTATGCGGTGGAAAAAATGAACCAAATTGACGGACTGACAATCTATGGTCCTGAGGAAAGAGCTGGACTAGTTACTTTTAATATTAGTGATGTGCACCCGCATGACGTAGCTACAGTATTAGATGCAGAAGGAATTGCGGTAAGAGCCGGTCACCATTGTGCACAGCCGCTGATGAGGTGGCTTGATGTTACAGCTACAGCAAGAGCCAGCTTTTACCTTTACAATACTAAAGAAGATATCGATCGTCTTGTTGAGGGATTACAAACGACAAAGGAGTATTTTGGCGATGTCTTTTAATAATTTAGATACGCTTTACCGTCAAGTTATTATGGACCATTACAAAAACCCTCGAAACAGAGGGACAGTAGATGGAGATCATCTGACAGTGGATATGAATAACCCCACTTGTGGTGATCGAATTCAATTGCAGCTTCAAGTCAATGATGGAGTAGTTGAAGATGCCAAATTCGATGGTGAAGGCTGTTCAATCAGTATGTCCTCCGCTTCTATGATGACCCAGGCTATTAAAGGAAAATCAGTCGATGATGCTTTGAAAATGTCTGAGATTTTCTCTGATATGATGTTGGGAAACGAAGTAGAAGATGATACCCTTGATCTAGGGGATATAGAAGCACTTCAAGGAGTCGCAAAGTTCCCGGCACGAATTAAATGTGCCACCTTAGCGTGGAAGGCAATGGAAAAAGGCGTAGATGATGAACAGAATGCATGATTGCTGCTTGATATACCAAAAGGAGGTATTTAACCATGGCTAAAAAAGCGCCAGAAGTCGGAGAGTATCAATATGGATTCCACGAAAAAGATGTTTCTATTTTCCGTACTCAAAAAGGTTTAACAGCTGAAGTTGTTAAGCAGATTTCCGATTATAAAAGTGAACCTAAATGGATGCTTGATTTCCGTTTGAAATCGTTAGAGCAATTCTATAAAAAACCGATGCCTCAGTGGGGTGGAGACCTTTCAGAGCTCAACTTTGATGATATTACGTATTATGTTAAACCATCTGAGCGTTCTGAACGTTCATGGGATGAGGTTCCTGAAGAGATCAAAAACACATTTGACCGTTTAGGAATTCCGGAAGCTGAACAGAAGTATTTAGCGGGGGTTTCAGCTCAGTATGAGTCCGAAGTTGTTTACCACAACATGGAAAAAGACCTGGAAGACCTGGGTGTAGTGTTTAAAGAT
This window of the Halobacillus sp. Marseille-Q1614 genome carries:
- the sufU gene encoding Fe-S cluster assembly sulfur transfer protein SufU, whose protein sequence is MSFNNLDTLYRQVIMDHYKNPRNRGTVDGDHLTVDMNNPTCGDRIQLQLQVNDGVVEDAKFDGEGCSISMSSASMMTQAIKGKSVDDALKMSEIFSDMMLGNEVEDDTLDLGDIEALQGVAKFPARIKCATLAWKAMEKGVDDEQNA